One genomic region from Reichenbachiella ulvae encodes:
- a CDS encoding 2,3,4,5-tetrahydropyridine-2,6-dicarboxylate N-succinyltransferase, with protein sequence MEDIKKLVEETWEDRSKLHQPEVVKAIEFVIEELDKGRLRTAEPTADGWQVNDWVKKAVILYFPLRKMEKIEVGPFEFHDKMALKKDYDKLGVRVVPHAVSRYGAYISSGTVLMPSYVNIGAYVDEGTMVDTWATVGSCAQIGKNVHLSGGVGIGGVLEPVQAAPVIIEDNAFIGSRCIVVEGVRIGKEAVLGSGVNLTMSSKIIDITGSEPKEYKGYVPERSVVIPGSYAKEFPAGTYNVPCALIIGQRKESTDKKTSLNDALRENSVAV encoded by the coding sequence ATGGAGGACATCAAGAAACTAGTAGAGGAAACCTGGGAAGATAGATCAAAGCTGCACCAACCAGAGGTCGTAAAAGCGATAGAATTTGTGATCGAGGAATTGGACAAAGGCCGATTGAGAACCGCTGAGCCAACTGCCGACGGATGGCAAGTGAACGATTGGGTGAAGAAGGCAGTTATCCTTTATTTCCCTCTCAGAAAAATGGAGAAAATCGAAGTAGGTCCTTTTGAGTTCCATGATAAGATGGCCTTGAAAAAAGACTATGACAAACTCGGTGTTAGAGTAGTACCTCATGCTGTTTCTAGATATGGAGCGTATATTTCTTCTGGTACTGTTTTGATGCCTTCTTATGTAAACATCGGAGCGTATGTAGACGAAGGAACCATGGTGGATACATGGGCAACTGTAGGTAGCTGTGCACAGATTGGTAAAAACGTTCACCTGAGTGGTGGAGTAGGTATCGGTGGTGTGTTGGAGCCCGTACAGGCTGCACCTGTAATCATTGAAGACAATGCTTTCATCGGTTCGAGATGTATCGTGGTAGAAGGTGTGAGAATAGGTAAAGAAGCCGTTTTAGGCTCGGGTGTTAACCTAACCATGAGTTCTAAAATCATCGATATCACAGGAAGTGAGCCTAAGGAGTACAAAGGTTATGTACCAGAGCGCTCAGTTGTCATCCCTGGATCCTATGCCAAAGAATTCCCTGCCGGTACATACAACGTTCCTTGTGCTTTGATCATTGGTCAAAGAAAAGAAAGTACAGATAAGAAAACTTCTTTGAACGACGCGTTGAGAGAAAACAGCGTAGCAGTATAA
- a CDS encoding RtcB family protein, producing the protein MKKIDGHILIDMGFEPDAWFREAIDYINERELTNEEMMVYLEQFKSPPQLALKDEAVPFAINIESESEIEEENVQSVVATMQEVMRTPTVVGGALMPDACPTGSIGTIPVGGVVVTKNAIHPGMHSADICCSVMLTDLGEIDPKQVMDIAEKVTHFGPGGRDRDVQFRFPSELLEAFESNKFLNDKNLIKIARAHLGTQGDGNHFLYVGKSKNTGNTMLVTHHGSRGVGARLFKKGMITAEKFRKQLSKETLKQNAWIPFDTDEGKAYWEALQIIRSWTKLNHACIHDAIADKIGVEVKSRFWNEHNFVFKEGELFYHAKGATPLKDSFLPEGQTSRLIPLNMAEPILIVKGEHTVNNWGFAPHGAGRNLSRTQHRKSKEERSVQEVFEEETANLDIRFHSGEIDITELPSAYKDASSVRCQMKTFGLGEVVDEVLPYGSIMAGDWQKNAPWKRKGRR; encoded by the coding sequence ATGAAAAAAATAGATGGACATATATTAATCGATATGGGATTTGAACCTGATGCTTGGTTTAGAGAAGCCATCGATTACATCAACGAAAGGGAACTAACTAATGAAGAGATGATGGTGTATTTGGAGCAATTCAAATCTCCGCCTCAATTGGCGTTAAAAGATGAAGCTGTCCCTTTTGCGATCAATATTGAATCTGAATCAGAAATAGAGGAAGAGAATGTGCAATCAGTGGTAGCGACCATGCAAGAGGTAATGCGAACGCCCACAGTGGTGGGTGGTGCCTTGATGCCAGACGCGTGTCCAACTGGATCCATCGGGACGATTCCGGTAGGAGGTGTGGTGGTCACAAAAAATGCTATCCATCCGGGAATGCATAGTGCGGATATCTGCTGCTCGGTGATGTTGACCGATCTTGGGGAAATAGATCCAAAGCAGGTTATGGATATTGCGGAGAAGGTAACGCATTTTGGACCGGGTGGTAGAGATCGTGATGTGCAATTCCGTTTTCCATCAGAATTATTAGAAGCATTCGAGTCTAACAAATTTCTCAATGATAAGAATCTGATTAAGATTGCCAGAGCTCATTTGGGGACTCAAGGGGATGGGAACCATTTTCTTTATGTTGGAAAATCCAAGAATACAGGAAATACAATGCTGGTAACTCATCATGGATCCAGAGGTGTTGGTGCGCGATTGTTCAAGAAAGGAATGATTACTGCTGAAAAGTTCAGGAAGCAACTTTCTAAAGAAACATTGAAGCAAAATGCATGGATTCCATTTGATACTGATGAGGGAAAGGCCTATTGGGAGGCCTTACAAATAATTAGATCATGGACTAAGTTGAATCACGCTTGTATCCATGATGCAATTGCTGATAAGATCGGTGTAGAAGTTAAAAGCAGGTTTTGGAATGAGCACAACTTTGTATTTAAAGAAGGAGAGCTTTTCTATCATGCCAAGGGAGCGACTCCTCTAAAGGATTCTTTCTTGCCAGAAGGTCAAACTTCAAGATTAATTCCTTTGAACATGGCTGAGCCTATTTTAATCGTAAAAGGTGAGCATACCGTTAACAACTGGGGATTTGCTCCACATGGGGCTGGTAGAAACTTAAGTAGAACACAGCACAGAAAGTCCAAAGAAGAAAGGTCAGTGCAGGAAGTGTTTGAAGAAGAAACAGCAAACCTAGATATCAGATTTCACTCTGGTGAAATTGATATTACCGAATTGCCATCTGCTTATAAAGATGCCTCTTCGGTTAGGTGTCAAATGAAAACATTTGGTCTGGGTGAAGTTGTGGATGAAGTGCTTCCATATGGATCTATCATGGCCGGAGATTGGCAAAAGAATGCGCCCTGGAAAAGAAAAGGTAGAAGATAA
- a CDS encoding MBL fold metallo-hydrolase, which translates to MLLVSIATFIIILVLAVFLFIRFNPEFGGKQSEADKLQYAKLDHYQDGGFVNLIPTYTMEVNAKNIYGFFKEQFTNKEQRAPEKKLMPEKLDSLEIVNNLKTRITWFGHSTILLELDGSKILIDPMLGDVPAPHPMLGKARFVKELPIAIEKLPYLDAVVISHDHYDHLDYGSIQKLKDKVGRFFVPLGVDAHLEAWGVDPSKIESLNWWDETELKGIKMAFAPSRHFSGRGIGDSNATLWGSWIFKGNEDKIYFSGDGGYGPHFKEIGEKYGPFDFAMVECGQYDERWSQIHMMPEESVQAGQDVGARAIMPIHWGTFVLAFHDWRDPVERATSKAEELGIPIITPKIGEAFTMDELNNKFPRWWEQPNVVN; encoded by the coding sequence ATGCTTCTAGTTAGTATTGCAACATTTATCATAATATTAGTACTTGCGGTTTTTCTGTTTATTCGTTTCAATCCAGAATTTGGAGGAAAACAATCAGAAGCAGACAAACTGCAATATGCCAAACTGGATCACTATCAGGATGGAGGATTTGTCAACTTGATACCTACCTATACCATGGAAGTTAATGCTAAGAATATCTATGGTTTTTTCAAGGAGCAATTCACCAATAAGGAGCAAAGGGCTCCTGAAAAGAAATTGATGCCTGAAAAGCTTGATTCCTTAGAGATTGTAAACAACCTTAAAACCAGAATTACCTGGTTTGGTCACTCCACTATTTTGCTGGAATTGGATGGTAGCAAGATTCTGATTGATCCTATGTTGGGAGATGTTCCTGCCCCACATCCTATGTTGGGGAAGGCCCGATTTGTAAAAGAACTTCCCATAGCTATTGAGAAATTACCTTATCTCGATGCAGTGGTAATTTCTCATGATCATTACGACCATTTGGATTATGGTTCTATCCAAAAATTGAAAGACAAAGTAGGTCGTTTTTTTGTTCCATTGGGAGTCGATGCCCATTTGGAAGCGTGGGGAGTGGATCCATCCAAAATTGAGTCTTTGAACTGGTGGGATGAAACTGAACTAAAGGGAATCAAAATGGCATTTGCACCCTCGCGTCATTTTTCAGGTCGTGGGATAGGTGACAGCAATGCCACACTTTGGGGCTCGTGGATATTCAAGGGTAACGAAGACAAAATCTATTTTAGTGGGGATGGAGGATACGGACCACATTTCAAGGAAATCGGAGAGAAGTATGGACCCTTTGATTTTGCTATGGTGGAATGTGGCCAATACGATGAACGTTGGAGTCAAATCCATATGATGCCTGAAGAAAGTGTACAAGCAGGGCAGGATGTAGGGGCTAGGGCCATTATGCCCATACACTGGGGTACTTTTGTTTTGGCCTTTCACGATTGGCGCGATCCAGTCGAAAGAGCTACATCTAAAGCCGAGGAATTGGGAATCCCTATCATTACTCCAAAGATTGGAGAGGCATTTACCATGGATGAGCTAAATAATAAATTTCCGCGCTGGTGGGAACAGCCGAATGTCGTAAATTAG
- a CDS encoding sensor histidine kinase has protein sequence MNSISIRLWTTLMINMLIILTIASLSIFFYQQFQQALNERVLLHLASIKNLKCVQIEHYLESEWGEFHENVILQSRDNLENNIYYTTDPTEHLCSDFSFDGVITSGIYDVSKCDEQGKIKLAFIEVLDSGRYLMNVKRLPRIQEILLERTGMGQSGETYLVGVDYSLRSVSRFFPSKIPSNIEAHTQGVDKSLAGKDSTGMFADYRGVEVFSAYQRINVPNLNWGILSEIDVEEVNIPLQEMRAKLLLIALLVLVVSIALSFFLMDLFSKPLLKMRDLLTSMSVGKYNISFTKHYPAQEINQMFNALDELKKSISGAIQFSHELGSMNLDSSHKPLGESDVLGKSLMQMQKQLIEFKKKEDQNRLLSKQSLITGQENERKRLSRELHDGLGPLLTTLKLAVQSADMDEDDKLKMKRMVDDTITAIRQMSYNLMPQALIDFGVGKALENFVELVRKSSDMDIRYINSSFDEDTELNPEINICIFRVCQELINNTLKHAEAQSIKLSLTEFEDRFSLFYQDDGKGFKVNESQPGSGLRNIRERIEVFNGLFMIHSDQTGTEVEVEIPKKNDKD, from the coding sequence ATGAACAGTATCAGTATCAGGCTTTGGACGACACTTATGATCAATATGCTAATCATATTGACCATTGCGTCTTTGTCCATATTCTTTTATCAGCAATTCCAGCAGGCACTCAACGAACGGGTACTGCTTCATTTGGCCTCTATTAAAAATCTAAAATGTGTTCAGATCGAGCACTATTTAGAATCAGAATGGGGGGAGTTTCATGAGAATGTTATTCTCCAGTCTAGAGATAATCTGGAGAATAACATTTATTATACTACCGATCCTACCGAGCACCTATGTTCCGATTTCTCTTTTGATGGAGTGATTACCTCAGGCATCTATGACGTGAGCAAGTGCGATGAACAGGGTAAAATCAAATTAGCCTTCATTGAAGTTTTGGATAGTGGCAGGTACTTGATGAATGTAAAACGATTGCCACGCATTCAGGAGATCCTGCTGGAGCGAACCGGAATGGGCCAGAGTGGAGAGACCTATCTGGTTGGAGTAGACTATTCATTGCGTTCAGTTTCTCGGTTTTTCCCTTCCAAAATCCCATCAAATATTGAAGCGCATACCCAGGGAGTAGACAAATCCCTAGCAGGAAAGGACAGCACCGGCATGTTTGCAGATTATCGGGGAGTGGAAGTGTTCAGTGCCTATCAGCGCATCAATGTACCCAACCTCAACTGGGGCATTTTGTCCGAAATAGATGTAGAAGAAGTCAACATACCGCTACAGGAAATGCGTGCCAAGCTATTGCTTATTGCACTGTTGGTATTAGTCGTTTCCATTGCACTGTCTTTCTTTCTGATGGATCTTTTTTCCAAGCCCTTATTAAAAATGCGGGATCTACTGACCAGTATGTCTGTAGGAAAATATAATATCAGCTTCACTAAGCATTACCCTGCTCAGGAGATCAACCAAATGTTCAATGCGCTGGATGAATTGAAAAAGAGTATCAGTGGAGCGATCCAGTTTTCGCATGAGTTGGGTAGTATGAATTTGGACTCTAGCCATAAGCCCCTCGGCGAAAGTGATGTATTGGGCAAATCCCTGATGCAAATGCAGAAGCAGCTGATTGAATTCAAAAAGAAGGAAGATCAAAACCGTTTGCTTTCCAAGCAATCGCTTATCACGGGACAGGAAAATGAAAGAAAAAGGCTGTCTAGAGAGTTGCATGATGGATTAGGTCCATTGTTAACTACGCTCAAGCTGGCGGTTCAGTCGGCAGACATGGACGAGGACGACAAGTTGAAGATGAAAAGAATGGTGGATGATACCATTACCGCCATCCGGCAGATGTCTTATAACCTGATGCCCCAGGCCTTGATTGACTTTGGAGTAGGGAAGGCGCTGGAAAATTTTGTAGAGTTGGTCAGAAAGTCCTCTGATATGGACATCCGCTATATCAACTCATCATTTGATGAGGATACTGAACTGAATCCAGAAATTAATATATGCATATTCAGAGTCTGTCAGGAACTGATCAATAACACGCTCAAGCATGCAGAAGCTCAAAGTATCAAGCTGTCATTGACAGAATTTGAAGATCGATTCAGTTTGTTTTATCAGGATGATGGTAAGGGTTTTAAGGTAAACGAATCTCAACCAGGATCAGGTTTGCGCAACATTCGGGAGCGAATAGAAGTATTTAATGGACTCTTTATGATCCATTCGGATCAAACAGGAACAGAAGTGGAAGTAGAAATCCCAAAGAAAAATGACAAAGATTAA
- a CDS encoding glycosyltransferase family protein gives MPKENIAFVSLLKPVDDIRSYHKLALSLSKHTEADIHLFGYPTQSKLKPTDRIHFHPSKPFPRISFQRLIVPYSIFKRLLQLKPKIVVVNSPELLWVTIYCKILFGTKIIYDIQENYFKNLWFQNVYPPLIKHVLALTLRLKEVLTAPVFDHFLFAEKCYSSELKFINNRYTVLENKALSAVKRIRNENHPRPQILFSGTITENTGIYEALSLVNELSRHINLTLRIVGHCPEAKIYRWLKEQEGETLSLHIDQRPIPYSEIEEAIKHADAGLVCYRTNPSNQHCMPTKVFEYAASGLPIMYEEGSHWQSFIKKYTKGLPFDFNQIDQKKAEDFLHASMDRSQELSTLKALWEEEEIKWIDCLKKLKILD, from the coding sequence ATGCCGAAGGAAAACATAGCATTCGTCTCCTTGCTCAAACCTGTGGATGACATTCGCAGTTACCACAAGCTAGCCCTTAGTCTTTCCAAACATACTGAGGCAGATATTCATTTGTTTGGGTATCCCACTCAATCAAAGCTAAAACCCACCGACCGAATTCATTTTCATCCCTCAAAACCATTTCCAAGAATCAGTTTTCAGCGCCTGATTGTTCCCTATTCCATTTTCAAAAGATTGCTTCAACTAAAACCCAAGATTGTAGTAGTTAACTCTCCTGAATTACTGTGGGTTACGATTTACTGCAAAATATTATTTGGCACTAAAATCATCTATGACATACAGGAAAACTACTTTAAAAACCTGTGGTTTCAGAATGTCTACCCTCCATTGATCAAGCATGTTCTTGCTCTGACGCTAAGGCTAAAAGAGGTACTAACGGCCCCAGTATTTGATCATTTTTTGTTTGCAGAAAAGTGCTATTCATCTGAATTAAAGTTTATCAACAACAGATATACTGTCCTGGAAAACAAGGCTTTGTCTGCGGTCAAAAGAATTAGGAATGAAAACCATCCCAGGCCCCAAATTCTGTTTAGCGGTACCATCACTGAAAACACTGGTATTTATGAAGCCCTTTCATTGGTCAATGAATTGTCCAGGCATATTAACCTGACGCTTAGGATAGTAGGTCATTGTCCGGAAGCCAAGATCTATCGATGGCTTAAAGAACAAGAAGGTGAAACCTTGAGTTTGCATATCGATCAGCGGCCCATTCCCTATTCCGAAATCGAAGAAGCCATCAAACATGCCGATGCAGGCCTGGTTTGTTATAGAACCAACCCCAGCAATCAGCACTGTATGCCTACTAAGGTATTCGAATATGCAGCTAGTGGATTACCCATTATGTACGAAGAAGGAAGCCATTGGCAATCTTTCATCAAGAAATACACCAAAGGACTTCCGTTTGATTTCAATCAAATAGATCAGAAAAAAGCAGAAGACTTTCTCCATGCCTCTATGGATAGAAGTCAGGAACTTTCGACGTTAAAGGCCTTGTGGGAAGAAGAAGAAATCAAATGGATAGACTGCTTGAAAAAGCTCAAGATATTGGATTAG
- a CDS encoding cation:proton antiporter — MHLFDVVAFLIFLSGLFIFINTFYLKLPSSVGLMILTLLLSFTVLIVGRMFPSLNVAAHVKEFDFSPVLNQVVISVILFAGGLKMNLKRLGDLKFTVIMLSILSALISTIAIGSILYGVLHLINLEVSYMFSLLFGAVISSTDPISAMNITGRFSLPKKLTVKIEGESLFNGAFSVVLAFVLYHVMQVSEGHEMIFVEVARVVSLEIIGGVAIGIGMGYVGYLILNYIDNEEMHIEVLITIALVMVGAFISEYFNIYSKLVALIMGLMIGNLGRVDQKDPSEKGVVNNYVYKFWNLMEQTMAVLLFVLMGLEMLVIELRMDYFAVGFIAVNIVLFGRWLSVFVPVKMMSSHVAFDKNTVSVMSWGTFRGGLPIALILALSHFPGKELMITMTYVVVVCSILFQGFTLPIMMKERFLERSRLSKKPKIQGD, encoded by the coding sequence ATGCACTTATTTGATGTAGTCGCTTTCCTTATTTTCCTGTCCGGCCTGTTCATATTTATCAATACATTTTATCTGAAGCTTCCTTCTTCGGTTGGCTTGATGATACTCACCCTCTTACTGTCCTTTACAGTACTTATAGTGGGTAGAATGTTTCCTTCCCTCAATGTAGCAGCTCATGTCAAGGAATTTGATTTTAGCCCCGTACTCAATCAAGTAGTAATCAGTGTGATTCTTTTTGCAGGAGGGCTTAAAATGAACCTAAAACGACTGGGAGATCTGAAGTTTACGGTGATCATGCTGTCTATCCTCAGTGCATTAATATCCACCATAGCGATAGGAAGTATCCTATATGGTGTATTGCATTTGATCAATCTGGAGGTATCGTATATGTTCAGTTTGCTGTTTGGTGCTGTGATTTCTTCTACAGATCCCATCTCAGCGATGAATATCACAGGCAGGTTTTCTCTGCCCAAAAAACTAACTGTAAAAATAGAAGGCGAGTCTCTTTTTAATGGAGCCTTTTCGGTCGTATTGGCATTTGTCCTTTATCATGTGATGCAAGTCTCTGAAGGACACGAAATGATTTTTGTAGAAGTAGCTCGTGTGGTGAGTCTTGAGATCATTGGCGGTGTAGCCATTGGAATCGGTATGGGCTATGTAGGGTATCTCATTCTCAATTACATCGACAATGAGGAAATGCACATTGAGGTATTGATCACGATCGCCCTGGTGATGGTGGGTGCCTTCATTTCAGAGTACTTTAATATTTACTCAAAGCTGGTGGCTCTGATAATGGGACTGATGATTGGTAATTTGGGACGTGTCGATCAGAAGGATCCTAGTGAAAAAGGTGTGGTCAACAACTATGTTTATAAATTTTGGAACTTGATGGAGCAGACGATGGCCGTACTCTTATTTGTCCTCATGGGACTGGAAATGCTGGTGATAGAGCTAAGAATGGACTACTTCGCAGTGGGCTTCATAGCAGTCAATATAGTCTTGTTCGGTAGATGGCTCAGTGTTTTTGTGCCGGTTAAGATGATGTCTTCTCATGTGGCCTTTGACAAAAACACCGTATCGGTGATGAGCTGGGGAACCTTCAGGGGAGGTTTGCCCATCGCATTGATATTGGCACTAAGTCATTTTCCTGGCAAAGAATTGATGATAACCATGACTTATGTGGTAGTGGTTTGTTCTATATTGTTTCAGGGATTTACCTTACCTATTATGATGAAGGAGCGATTCCTGGAAAGGTCCAGGCTATCGAAGAAACCTAAAATTCAAGGAGATTAA
- a CDS encoding ammonium transporter, whose product MNKKSISLLIMAFAMPLISWGQDSSLDTGDTAWMLVSTALVMLMTPAGLTLFYGGLTRRKSVLNTIGMSYTAFCTATIVWVVIGYSLAFSEGNGFIGGFDYFMLRGIKIDDISGTIPHLLFVMFQGTFAAIAVALVSGSIIERVKYSTWFIFSILWVMFIYSPIAHMVWGGGILSDHGELDFAGGTVIHINAGISGLVLVYLVGNRKGHKGLEHRPSSTKLMLLGSALLWFGWFGFNGGSELAADFIAANALLVTNVAAAAGGLAWLTIEWMTSHKKPTLLGSASGVVSGLVGITPASGYVDVSGAILIGLISGAIGYFGVVKLKVLLGYDDTLDVFGIHGLVGIFGAIATGFLANPDINGETGLLYGNPGQVVPQLVAVGATIVYSGIGSILLFKITTLVTGGGRVEDALEDQGMDLGYHGEESFDTEDYIEPTKA is encoded by the coding sequence ATGAACAAAAAATCTATTTCGCTATTGATTATGGCATTTGCTATGCCTTTGATCAGCTGGGGACAAGACAGCAGTCTGGATACAGGAGATACGGCCTGGATGCTCGTATCGACCGCACTCGTGATGCTGATGACCCCCGCAGGTCTAACCTTGTTTTATGGAGGACTTACCCGAAGAAAGAGTGTACTCAATACCATCGGTATGAGCTACACAGCTTTTTGTACCGCCACCATTGTATGGGTAGTGATCGGATACAGTTTGGCCTTCAGTGAGGGCAATGGTTTTATTGGAGGATTCGACTACTTTATGCTTCGAGGCATTAAAATCGACGACATCTCCGGCACGATACCTCACCTACTCTTTGTCATGTTTCAGGGCACTTTCGCAGCTATAGCCGTCGCATTGGTGAGTGGTTCTATCATCGAGCGTGTAAAATATTCTACCTGGTTTATTTTCTCCATTCTTTGGGTAATGTTCATCTACTCTCCTATTGCTCATATGGTATGGGGCGGTGGCATCCTAAGTGATCACGGAGAGCTTGACTTTGCTGGCGGTACCGTCATTCATATCAATGCAGGAATCTCAGGTTTGGTTCTCGTGTATCTCGTAGGTAATAGAAAAGGACACAAAGGGCTGGAGCACCGTCCTTCATCCACCAAACTAATGCTGCTGGGTAGTGCATTGTTGTGGTTTGGATGGTTTGGTTTCAACGGAGGTAGTGAGTTAGCTGCTGACTTTATTGCAGCCAATGCACTGTTGGTGACTAATGTCGCTGCTGCAGCAGGTGGATTGGCATGGCTCACCATCGAGTGGATGACTAGCCACAAGAAACCGACTTTGCTAGGATCTGCCTCTGGTGTCGTATCTGGTCTGGTGGGAATCACCCCAGCATCTGGATATGTTGATGTGAGTGGAGCTATCCTGATTGGTCTGATTTCTGGTGCCATTGGATATTTTGGTGTGGTTAAACTCAAGGTGCTATTAGGGTATGACGATACGCTGGATGTATTTGGCATTCATGGTTTAGTGGGAATATTCGGAGCAATAGCTACCGGGTTTCTGGCCAACCCAGATATCAATGGAGAAACTGGCCTACTCTATGGAAATCCAGGTCAAGTAGTTCCTCAGCTGGTGGCGGTTGGTGCCACGATTGTTTATTCTGGAATCGGATCGATCCTACTTTTTAAAATCACCACTTTGGTGACAGGTGGTGGGCGTGTAGAAGATGCACTAGAAGACCAGGGTATGGATCTGGGCTATCATGGAGAAGAGAGTTTTGATACTGAAGATTATATAGAACCAACCAAAGCATAA
- a CDS encoding alpha/beta hydrolase: MIKQSLSIILVLFTLNSQASERVTFKAEDGVEVVADLHMAHPKTAPMIVLFHQAGWSRGEYLEIAPTLNRLGYNCLAVDLRSGNLVNGVRNETNKNARALMRETQYVDAYQDIAAAVEYSRAMTSNKLILWGSSYSSALVIKYAGDNPGKAQAVLSFSPGEYFRSQGKPGDWIKQSTVNINCPVFIASARNEIANWQAIYDAISASGKMNFTPSETLGNHGSSALWVRQTDHKEYWEAVVAFLKSLEPPRDTEE; encoded by the coding sequence ATGATCAAACAATCTCTAAGTATAATCCTTGTTCTATTTACTTTGAATAGCCAGGCTTCTGAAAGGGTAACTTTCAAGGCGGAAGATGGAGTGGAAGTAGTCGCAGACCTGCATATGGCACACCCTAAAACCGCTCCTATGATTGTGCTTTTTCATCAAGCGGGATGGAGTCGAGGGGAATACTTAGAGATTGCACCTACCTTGAATCGATTAGGGTACAATTGCCTGGCGGTGGATTTACGCTCTGGCAATCTGGTCAATGGTGTTCGCAATGAGACCAACAAGAACGCAAGGGCACTGATGCGTGAAACACAATATGTGGACGCCTATCAAGATATCGCTGCAGCGGTAGAATACAGTCGCGCCATGACCAGTAACAAATTGATCTTGTGGGGAAGTAGCTACTCTTCAGCATTGGTGATCAAATATGCTGGTGACAACCCCGGTAAGGCACAGGCTGTACTTTCATTTTCACCAGGAGAATATTTTAGATCTCAAGGCAAACCTGGAGACTGGATCAAGCAAAGTACTGTTAACATCAACTGTCCAGTTTTCATTGCCTCAGCAAGGAATGAAATAGCCAATTGGCAAGCGATATATGATGCGATTTCAGCATCAGGCAAAATGAATTTCACTCCAAGCGAGACTTTGGGCAACCATGGATCCAGTGCGCTGTGGGTCAGACAAACGGACCATAAAGAATACTGGGAAGCTGTTGTGGCTTTTTTAAAGAGCTTGGAGCCCCCAAGGGACACGGAGGAGTAA
- a CDS encoding response regulator, translating into MTKIKIAIVDDHQLFRDGMSALLAGNDEFEVLAGLSNGVELFKFLEKGDLPHVLLLDLTMPEMNGFEALTKLKKEYPKIKTIAISMHDDGNYIVKCVRSGAYSYLLKNTDEEELVQAINTVYKGQKYFNPTISERMINIMAMEGNQPKKLSAKEMEILEMISDGLTTKEIADKLIISTRTVETHRVNMMKKLDVKNTAELIKKATKLSLI; encoded by the coding sequence ATGACAAAGATTAAAATAGCCATTGTAGATGATCACCAGTTATTCAGAGACGGCATGAGTGCCCTATTAGCTGGAAATGATGAATTTGAAGTATTAGCCGGCCTTAGCAATGGAGTGGAACTGTTTAAGTTTTTAGAAAAGGGAGACCTTCCGCATGTGCTTTTACTGGACCTGACCATGCCTGAGATGAATGGTTTTGAGGCATTGACCAAGTTGAAAAAAGAATATCCAAAAATCAAAACCATAGCCATCTCGATGCATGATGATGGCAACTACATCGTGAAGTGCGTCAGGAGTGGGGCCTATAGCTACCTGTTGAAAAATACGGATGAGGAAGAGCTGGTTCAGGCCATCAATACGGTATACAAAGGACAGAAGTATTTCAATCCGACCATATCCGAGCGAATGATCAACATCATGGCCATGGAAGGCAACCAGCCCAAGAAGCTTTCGGCCAAAGAAATGGAGATACTAGAAATGATCTCTGATGGTCTCACCACAAAGGAAATTGCCGATAAATTGATCATAAGTACGCGTACAGTTGAGACTCATCGCGTAAATATGATGAAGAAGCTGGACGTCAAAAACACCGCTGAATTGATCAAAAAAGCAACAAAACTGAGTTTGATTTAA